The Qipengyuania aurantiaca genome contains the following window.
TCGTGGAGCGCGGCGGGCTGCGACCCGAGCCGCATGGGCATCGGTCCGGTGCCGGCGGTCGAGCGCCTGTTCGCCAAGAACGGCCTTGGCTGGGACGACATCGGCCTCATTGAATTGAATGAAGCCTTCGCACCTCAGGCGCTCGCCGTGATGAAGGGCTGGGGGTTCGCCGAACGCGACAGCCGCCGCGAGATCGTCAACGTCAACGGCTCGGGCATCTCGCTCGGTCATCCCATCGGGGCGACCGGCATCCGCATCCTTGCCGACATGGCGCACGAGATGCAGCGGCGCGAGGTGCGCTATGGCCTTGAAACCATGTGCATCGGCGGCGGACAGGGCATGGCCGCCGTGTTCGAACGCGCGGCCTAGTCTGCCGGGTAATCCGCAATCGGCTCGAGCACGCCGTAAGTCTCGGCCAGCGGTTCATGGTCGAGCTCGGGAAAATCGAGCTCGGGCGCGTCGCATTGCGTATCGGGCAGCCGGTCCAGCAAATCGCGCACCAATGTCAGCCGCCCCCGCTTCTGGTCGTTGAAGTCGACCAGCGTCCACGGTGCCCATTCGGTGTGTGTGCGCGCCAGCATCTCTTCGCGCGCCTTGGTGTAGGCGTCGTATTTGTCGCGCGCGGCGAGATCGATAGGGGAGAGCTTCCAGCGCTTCAGAGGATCCTCCAGCCGCTCGCGCAGCCGCTCTTCCTGTTTCTCTTGATCCGCGCCGAGCCAGTATTTGAACAGCAGGATACCATCGTCCACCAGCATCTTCTCGAAGGTCGGGACCTGTTCGAGGAACTGCTCGACCTGGCTCTCGCTGGCGAAGCCCATCACATTCTCCACGCCAGCGCGGTTGTACCAGCTGCGGTCGAACAGCACGATCTCGCCCGTCGTGGGCAGATGCGGGACGTAGCGCTGGAAATACCACTGGCCTTGCTCGTCTTCGGTCGGCTTGCCCAGCGCGACGACATGGCATTGGCGCGGGTTGAGCTTTTCGGAGACCGCCCGGATCGCGCCGCCCTTGCCCGCCGTGTCGCGCCCCTCGAAGATCACCACGATCCGCTGGCCCGTCACCCGCGCCCAGCGCGCCATCGCCACCAGCTCCTCGCGCATGGGTTCGAGGACGGCTTCGTATTCCTTGCGTTTCACCTGGTGCATCTCCCCATTTGTAAGCGCCGGACAAAGCGCCTAAATAGCCGGCATGGCTACTCTTGCAGACCCCGCCCACGACTTTACCCTCTTGCCCGAAATGCCGGCGGATGTCTTCACCGCCCCGCTGAAAAAGCCAAGCCACGTCGGCGACGACTGGCTGGAGCCCAAGCAGACCGTCTACGACAGCGAAGACGACGCGATCTGGGACGATCTGTTCAAGCGCCAGATGGAAATGCTGCCCGGCCGCGCGGCGACCGCGTTCATGGAAGGCACCGAAAAGCTCGACCTGGGGCGCGGCGGTGTGCCGGAATTCGGCAAGCTGTCCGAGGAGTTGGACAAGCTGACCGGCTGGAGCGTGGTGCCCGTGCCCATGCTGATCCCCGATCACGTGTTCTTCTGGCACCTCGCTAACCGCCGCTTCCCGGCGGGCAATTTCATTCGCACGCGCGAAACCTTCGACTACATTCAGGAACCCGACGTGTTCCACGATGTCTTCGGCCACGTGCCGATGCTGACCGACCCGGTCTATGCCGATTACATGCAGGAATACGGCAAGGCCGGCTGGAAGGCGATGCGCTACAACCGCCTGAAGGCGCTGGGCTCGCTCTATTGGTACACGGTCGAATTCGGCCTGATCGAGGAAAAGCCGGGCGATATCCGCGCCTATGGGGCGGGCATCCTCTCCGGGCCGACCGAGGTGGTCTATTCGGTCGAGGCGGAAAGCCCCAACCGGATCATGCTCAACGTCGACCGCGTGATGCGCACCGATTACGTGATCAGCGACCTGCAGCCGACCTATTTCGTCATTCCCAGCTTCGAGGATCTCTACCGCCAGACGGTGGAGCGCGATTTCGACAAGCTCTACAAGAGCCTCGGCCCCGGCTTCACCTATGCCAATACGGCGGTGATCGACGTCGATTACGTCGTCAATCGCGGCACGCTGGAATACACGCTGCGCGGCGGACGCGGATCGGGCGCCAAACCGGTCTGACGCACGAAAAACGGCCCCGGATCGCTCCGGGGCCGCCTTTGGTTCTAGCTGTGAAGCGCCGGACTTAGCCGTCGATTTCGTCAGCCTGTTCTTCCATCGTTTCTTCCATGGCGTCGGTTTCGTCGTCCATGGCGTCAGCCTGCTCGTCGGTGATTTCACCCGAGGCTTCCATGTCGTTGACCATCGCGTCGCGGTCATCTTCCATCTGCTCGATATTGTCTTCCGCTTCGTTCTCGGCGGCGCTGTCGCACGCTGCGAGACCCAAGCTCATGGCTGCTGCCGATGCGACGAGCGTAGCTTTGGTGAATTTCATTATTACTTCCCCTTGGTTGCGGGAATCCGGGCTCCTAGACCCGATCCCTGATATGAATGGATAATGCGTGGCGAAATTAAGGCAAGGCCTTCTGGCGCACGACATTATAGAGGGCGATCAACGCGATACCGCCGAGCATTGCCCAAAGCAGCGTGCTTCCGCGGATGGCGCCGAGGAAAACACCGCCCGAAGTGGCCATCCCTACGCCGAGCGAGCCGACGATACCGGCCACGACATTGCGCAGAATTCCGCGCCCTTCCTCGATTTGCAGGGCGATTGTCGCCAGCCAGCCGAGCAGCGCGCCGGTAACAATCAGAATAATCAGGCCCATTTGCAAATCCTTGCGTGTCGCATGTGCAGACCCAATTCGTTTGTGGGCGGAAGGTTCCGCAAATGCGACGAACCGCCGAACGCGGTTTCGCGTCAGAGGAGGGTCAGCAGCGCCACGCCGAGGATGACGCGGTATATCACGAAGACCAGCATCGACGCCTTCTTGAGGAAGTTCATCAGGAACATCATCGTGGCGAGCGCGGTGAAGAAGGTGAGGATGCCGGACACCAGCGCATCCTGCTGCATCTGCGCGGTGGCTTCGGAAAGGTCGAAGGCGGCGAGCAGCCCGGCCCCGAACACTGCCGGGATCGCCAGCAGGAAGGAGAAGCGCGCCGATTCCACACGGCCATAGCCGAGCGCGCGCGCGGCCGTCATCGTCGCGCCCGAACGGCTGGTGCCCGGGATCAGCGCCATGGCCTGCGCGATGCCGACGAGGATCGCGTCCTTGAGGCTCATGTCCTCATAAGCCTTGGTCTGCTTGCCGAACTTGTCGGCGAGCCCCAGCAGGATGCCGAAAACGATCAGGTTGATCGCGACGAGGTCGGTCGAGCGGAAGCCCTCGAGATAGCCGCCCAGCTTGATGAACAGGCCGGCGAGCACGGCGGGGATGGTGCCGATGGCGATGAACCAGAACAGGCGACGCTGCTCGTCGTCCTTGCCGAGGCCCACGCTGGCAAAACCGCCGCGCGCAAGGCCCATCACGTCCTTCCTGAAATAGAGGATGATCGCCAGCAGCGAGCCGACATGGACGGCCACGTCGATCAGGGGTCCCTGATCGGGAAAGTCGGTAAGCTTGGGAATCAGAATGAGGTGGCCAGACGAGGAAATCGGAAGGAATTCCGTAATGCCCTGGACGATCGCGATGAGGAGTTCTTGCAGGAAGGTCATGGGGCGGGGGGATTGTCACAAGGCTGCCCCAAGTCAAACCATTTGTTTCGCAATCCGCGACCGGACCGATCCCGGTCCGGCAAGCGCGACTGCGCGCCCGCAGCGGGTGCAGCTTGCTGCACATCGAGCGAGGACGAACCCGCGGACGCGGGTTCGCAATCAGAAGCCGCAAACAAAAACCCCGCCGACCTGGGGCCGGCGGGGTTCTCTTCTCTCTCGTGGAGATCGTGTTACCAGATGGTGATGCGCTCTTCGGGCGGCAGGTAGAGGTCGTCGTCCGGCGTAACGCCGAACGCGTCGTACCAGGCGTCCATGTTGCGCACGATGCCGTTCACGCGGAATTCTTCCGGGCTGTGCGGATCGGTGGTCAGGCGCTGGCGAGCGGCCGCCTCGCGCTGCTGCGAACGCCACACCTGTGCCCAGGCAAGGAAGAAGCGCTGGTCGCCGGTCAGGCCATCGATCACCGTGTCTTCCTTGCCGTTCAGCGAGAGCTTGTAGGCGCGGTAGGCAAGGCTGAGGCCGCCGAGGTCACCGATATTCTCGCCCAGCGTCAGGCGGCCATTGACGCAGGTCTCGCCGTTATCGAGCGGGCAGTAGCTATTGTACTGTTCGACCAGCGCATCGCCCAGCTTGTCGAATGCCTTGCGGTCGGCATCGGTCCACCAGTTGCGCAGTGCGCCCGTGCCGTCCGACTTCGAACCTTGGTCGTCGAACCCGTGGCCCATTTCATGGCCGATGACACCGCCGATACCGCCATAGTTCACGGCCGGGTCGGCGCTGATGCCGAAGAAGGGCTGCTGCAGGATCGCAGCGGGGAAGACGATCTCGTTCTTGGTCGGATTGTAGTAGGCGTTGACCGTCTGCGGCAGCATGTACCACTCGGTGCGGTCGATCGGACCGCCGAGCTTGGACAGCATGTCCGCCCAGCTCCATTCGGCCGCCGCCATGCGGTTGGCGATCGGCGCACCCGCAGTGATCGCGAGGCCTTCGTATGTCTCGAGATTGTCGCGGTAGCCGATCTTGGGATCGAAGGCGTCGAGCTTGGCGACGGCCTGCTCCTTCGTCGCTTCGCCCATCCAGTCGAGTTCGTCGATCGATTGCGCCATTGCCTTGCGCAAGTTCGCGACCAGTTCGTCCATCGCGGCCTTGTTCTCGGGCGGGAAGTATTCGGCGACATAGGACTTGCCGAGAAGTTCGCCGAGCAGGCCCTCGGTCTCGCCGATCGCCCGTTTCCAGCGCGGGCGCTGTTCGGGCGTGCCGTTGAGCGTGGTGCCGTAGAAGGCGAACTGGGCGTCGTCGAAACGCTTGGGAAGGACCGCGGCGTTGGAGGACAGGAAGCCCTTGGCGGTCCACGCCTGCAACACGTCCATCGGCGTGTCGAGGATCAGTTGCATTGCGACGGGCATGCCGCCGCCGATCTTGGCCAAAGTGTCGGCATCGAGGCCGAGTTCCTCGGCGCGTTCGGGGCTGGGCGGCAGGTCGGTGACGATGAAGCGGTCGATATCCTTGAAGCCGCTGGCGGTCAGCATGGCTGCAAGCGGGAAGCCGCCGGCCTTCGCGTTCAGCTCTTCGGGCGTCAGCGCGTTGTAGGTGAGATCGTCGTTGCGGCGCGTTGCGCGGTCCCAGGCGACCTTACGAGCCAGCGAATCTTCGAAATCGTAAACTTGCTGCGCCATGCCGGAGGCATCGGCATAGCCCGCCTCGCCAAGCAGGAAGGCGAGGTAGTCGCGATACTTCGACTGGATGTCCTTACCCTTCTCGCTTTCGTCGAGGTAGTAGTCGCGATCGGGCAGACCGAGGCCGCCCGATCCGGCGTGCACCGAATAGCGGGTCGGCTCCTTCGCATCCACTTCGACATAGGCGAAGAGTGGCGAAGAATAGCCCGGGCTGCCCCAGATTTCCGCCAGCGCGGCGAGCGTATCGGCGTCCTGGATCGCGGTGAGATAGGGCTGCGCGGGCGCAAGGCCGGCGGCTTCGATCGCGGCTGTGTCGAGGTAGGCGGTATAGGCTTCGACGATGCGTTTCTCGTCCGCGCTCAGCGTGGCCGGATCCTTGGAGGTCAGCTGGTCGACCAGCGCCTTCACGTCCGCGGTCGATTTCTCGCGCAGCAGGTTGAAAGCGCCGAAACGGCTGAATTCGGCCGGGAGCGGATTGGCGTCGAGCCATTTCTGGTTGGCGTAAGCGAAAAAGTCGTCACCCGGATCGACGTCGGTCGAAAGTGTGGCGGGATCGAAACCCCATTCGCCGAAGCTCATGGTCGGTGTCGGCACTTCCTCGGTGCTGGCGGTGTCTTCGGCCATGGCGGGCGCGCTCAGCGCGAGGGCCAGCGCCGATGCGCCAAGGGCAAGAATTCTGGATTTCATGTGGTAACTCTCCGGTCAGTCCCGGTCTCGCGCGCTCCCCATGGCGCGCAAACGACCTCGGCATCCTGACTAGCACCATCGGCGGCGTGGAGTCGCCGTTTGTCGAAGCGCTTGACGGCTTGGTCGATGGATCAGGCGGGCGCGTGGCCGAATTGCAGCTGGGCGAGGCGCGCGTAGAGGCCTCCGTTACCCGCCAGCTGGTCGTGCGTGCCCTGTTCGAGCAGCTGGCCATCCTCCATCACCACGATCCGGTCCGCCGCGCGCACGGTAGCGAGGCGGTGGGCGATGACCAGCGTGGTGCGGTTTTCCATCAGCCGGTCGAGCGCGTCCTGCACGAGGCGTTCGCTTTCGGCGTCGAGCGCGCTGGTCGCTTCGTCGAGCAGCAGGATCGGGGCGTCGCGCAGCAGGGCACGGGCAATCGCCACGCGCTGGCGCTGGCCGCCCGATAGCTGGGTGCCGTTTTCGCCGAGGTAGGTGTCGAGACCCTGCGGCAAATTTTCGAGGAATTCGGCGGCGTTGGCGGCGCGGGCGGCGGCCCAGATCTCCTCCTCGCTCGCGTCCCAATTGCCGTAGCGCAGATTGTCGCGCGCGCTGGCAGAGAAGAGCACGCCTTCCTGCGGCACAAAGGCAATCCGCTTGCGCACCTCGGCCGGATCGGCCTTGGTCAGCGGAATGCCGTCGAGGCGGATCGTGCCCGCCTGCGGGTCGTAGAACCGCTCGGACAGCTGGAAGATCGTGGACTTGCCCGCGCCCGAGGGGCCGACAATGGCCACCGTCTCGCCCGGTTCGACCTCGAGAGTGAAGTCGGTCAGGGCAGGGACTTCGGTCCGGGTCGGATAGCGGAAGGTCACATTGCGGAAGGATAGGCTGCCGCGCGGCGGGCTGGGCAGGTCTTGTGGCTTTGCCGGTGCCGCGATGTCGGGCTTTTCATCCAGCAATTCGGACAGGCGGCTGGCTGCGCCCGCGGCGCGCAGCAGGTCGCCATAGACCTCGGTCAGCGCGCCGAACGCGCCGGCCACCAGCGCGGCGGCGAAGACGAAGGAGATGATCGTGCCATAGGTAATGCTGCCCTCGCTGGCGGCTTCCGCGCCGCGCCACACGAGAACGGTGATCCCGCCAAAGACGAACAGGATGATGCAGGCGGTGAGCGCGGCGCGCAGCACGATGCGGCGCTTGGCGACGCTGAAGGTGCGCTCGACCGTATCGCCGAAGCGGGCCTCTTCGCGGCCCTCCTGGTTGAAGCCCTGCACGATTTTCATCGCCGACAGCACTTCGGTCACGCTCGCCCCGATGTCGGCGACGCGGTCCTGGCTGGTGCGGCTGACTGTGCGCAGGCGCCTCCCGAACAGCGTGATCGGAATGACGATCGCCGGGATGATAAGCAGCATGCCCATGGTCAGGCCGGGGATGAGGTAGAACAGGTAGGCGGTCCCGCCGATGGCGACGAGGAGGTTGCGCAGGGCGACCGAAACGGTGGTGCCGACGGTCGTCTCGATGATCGCCGTGTCCGAGGTCATACGGCTGGAGATTTCCTTGGGGCTGTTGATCTCGAAGAAGCCGGGCGCAAGCCGCAGCAGGTTCGCCTGCACGCGCTTGCGCACATCGGCGACCACGCGTTCGCCCAGCCAGCTGACGAAGTAGAACCGCATCGCCGTGCCCAGCGCCAGCACGGTCACGATCATCAGCAGGATCCGGAACCAGAAGGCGAGCTGAGATCCGTCGCCGCCCATGCCTTCATCAACGGCGTAGCGCAGGAAATAGGGGATCGAGAGCGTCGACATCGCGGTGATGACCAATGCAACGACGGCAAGCCCCACATGGCCGGGATATTTGCGCAATTCGTCGAACACCATGCGCAGCGGCCTGAGGCTGCGCTTTTCGCGCTCGCCCTTGCGGCGGAAGATGCCCCGCTTCGGTTTGGGAATACTGCCCGTCTCGTCCATTACCGCTCACCTAGTGCGGCGCGAGACCAAAATCCACCGGGCAAAATCCACAGGCTAGGGACCTTACCGGCACTTTTACCCCGTTTGTGCATTGCACAATGAGGTTTGGCACGGCACACTCGCTCTCTTTTCAACACGAGCACAGCCCGTAGCCAGAAACACAACAGGCGGGTCGCAGGGGACGCTTCGAATGCTGTATCACGCCTACGAATTGCAACGCAGCTGGCTGTCGAGCGCCAGCACCTGGGCCTCGATCGGGGCGGAAATGCTGTCCAATCCGGCGCTGCCGTTCGGTTATATGGGCATGGGCCCGGTGGCCGCCAGCGCGCTCGACGTGTTTGCCCACGCCACGGCGACCTATGGCAAGCCCGCCTGGGGGATCGAGACGGTCGAGGCGGGCGGCACACGCCATCCGGTGGTCGAGGCGACCGTGGTCAACCGGCCCTTCGGCGACCTCAAGCGCTTCCGCCGCGAGGGTCTGCTCGAAGATGCGCCGCGCCTCCTGATCGTGGCGCCGATGAGCGGCCACTACGCCACGCTCCTGCGCGGCACGGTCGAGCGAATGCTCGAGAAGTACACCGTCTACGTCACCGACTGGGCCGACGCGCGCAACGTGCCGCTGCACGAGGGCCATTTCGACCTCGACGACTACATGGATTACGTCATCGCGTTTCTCGAGCATATTGGGCCCGGAGCGAACGTCATGGCGGTGTGCCAGCCCAGCGTGCCGGTCTTCGCCGCGACCGCGATCATGAACCGCGACAGCCACGAATGCGCGCCGAAAACGCTGACCATGATGGGCGGCCCGATCGACACGCGCTGCTCGCCCACCAGCGTCAACGATCTCGCCATGGACCGCCCGATCGAGTGGTTCCGCCAGAACGTCATCGCCACCGTGCCGATGCAGTATCGCGGCGCCGGGCGGCGGGTCTATCCCGGTTTCATGCAGCTTGCCGGCTTCATGAGCATGAACCTCGGCAACCACATCATGAGCCATTACGAGATGTTCAAACACCTCACCGTGGGCGACGAGGCGAGCGCACAGGCGACCAAGGATTTTTACGACGAATACCGCAGCGTCTGCGACATGACCGCCGAATTCTACCTGCAGACGATACAGGAAGTCTTCCAGGACCACGCGATCCCCAACGGCACCTTCATGCATCGCGGCAAGCGTATCGATCTGGGCGACATCACCGAGACGGCGCTGCTCGCCATCGAAGGTGAGCGCGACGATATCTCAGGGCTGGGCCAGACCCGCGCCGCGCTGGAGCTGACGCCGAACCTCGATGCGTCGAAGAAGCGCTACTACATGGCCGAGGGCGCCGGGCATTACGGCATCTTCAACGGCAGCAAATGGCGCGGTAAGATTGCGCCGGTGGTGGAGGAATTCATCGCCGCGCATGGGTGAGGGGTGATGTCGAAAACGGACTATACTTCGATTGGGGCAGCCCATCGGAATGAAGCAGAAAAGAATTTTAAGCGAGCCGTCGCCACCGGGGCTGCTTTGTTGTTAGCCCATTCGCTAGATATCCAGCCAGCAGAAATGGATGCGGCGGGGTTAAAACTAAAAATTGAAGATGCAGCGATACTATATGGAGCGATCGCCATGGTGTTTGTTCACTATGCGTCGCAAGCGTTGCGCCATGCGGAAACGGCTACAGCGCTATTTCCTCTTCGAATCGACGCCATGAAGATTCGAAATACCTTGAAAATTTATAAGAAGGTATATCTCAGTGAAAAACGAAATAGAGGTAAGCCTGTAAACTACAAGAATATCAAATCGAGCGCGCGATGGGGGCTAAACTTTTCAGCATTCCTGCTGCTCCCGTATTATATAGGGGTAACCGTTATCACGGTGGTTTCGATCCCCTTCTCCATTTTCGATATTTACAAAATGCTTAAGGTGCTCGGACCTCAATTTCTCGAAATTTTCATTTAGGAATCTCAAAGCCTCTGCGCCTGTCCGCATAGGTTTCAATACATGAATGTCGAGATTGGGTGAGTTGGTATGTCTAACAGATAATGCTACCCCAACCGCTCCCCGTGCCAGGCAACATGCTCGGCCATGAAGGTCGAGATGAAGTAGTAAGAGTGGTCATAACCCTCCTGCATCCGGATTTCGGCGGGGATGCCGGCCTTGGCGCAGGCCATGGAGAGGAGGCCGGTCTTGAGTTGCTCCTCGAGGAAATTGTCCGCCGTGCCCTGGTCGACAAGCAGGTGGTCCACCCGCGCGCCGTTTTCGATCAGCGCGACCGCGTCGTATTCGTCCCACGCCTCGCGGTCCTCTCCCAGATAGCGTGACAGTGCTTTCTCGCCCCAGGGCACTTTGCTCGGCGCGACGATGGGGGCGAAGGCGCTGACCGAGCGGAAGCGGTCCGGATTGCGCAGGGCGATGGTCAGCGCGCCGTGGCCGCCCATCGAATGGCCGGTGATGCCTTGGCGCGCCATGTCGGCGGGGAAATTCGCTTCGATGAGCGCGGGAAGTTCGTCCTCGATATAGCTGCGCATGCGGTAGTGCTGCGCCCACGGTTCCTGCATCGCATCGACATAAAAGCCTGCGCCCTTGCCGAAGTCGTATTCGTCATCGGCATCCGGCACGGTCTCGCCGCGCGGGGAGGTGTCGGGCGCGACGAAAATCACGCCATGTTCGGCGCATGCCCGCCGGTATTCGCCCTTCTCGGTGACATTGGCGTGCGTGCAGGTGAGGCCCGACAGATACCACAGCACCGGCAGCTTCGCGCCCGCATCGTGCGGCGGGACATAGACCGAGAAGGTCATCTCCGTCCCCGTCGCCTCCGAGTGGTGCGAAAGGACGAACTGGTCGCCTCCGAAGGCCTTGTTCTGCGAGAGATAATCGAGCGTCATCTGGTATCCTGTGCGGGTATGTCTGCGATCCGCGGCGCATGACCCCAATGTGCGATCAGCCGCAAGCAGTCCGCGCC
Protein-coding sequences here:
- the ppk2 gene encoding polyphosphate kinase 2; protein product: MHQVKRKEYEAVLEPMREELVAMARWARVTGQRIVVIFEGRDTAGKGGAIRAVSEKLNPRQCHVVALGKPTEDEQGQWYFQRYVPHLPTTGEIVLFDRSWYNRAGVENVMGFASESQVEQFLEQVPTFEKMLVDDGILLFKYWLGADQEKQEERLRERLEDPLKRWKLSPIDLAARDKYDAYTKAREEMLARTHTEWAPWTLVDFNDQKRGRLTLVRDLLDRLPDTQCDAPELDFPELDHEPLAETYGVLEPIADYPAD
- the phhA gene encoding phenylalanine 4-monooxygenase; the encoded protein is MATLADPAHDFTLLPEMPADVFTAPLKKPSHVGDDWLEPKQTVYDSEDDAIWDDLFKRQMEMLPGRAATAFMEGTEKLDLGRGGVPEFGKLSEELDKLTGWSVVPVPMLIPDHVFFWHLANRRFPAGNFIRTRETFDYIQEPDVFHDVFGHVPMLTDPVYADYMQEYGKAGWKAMRYNRLKALGSLYWYTVEFGLIEEKPGDIRAYGAGILSGPTEVVYSVEAESPNRIMLNVDRVMRTDYVISDLQPTYFVIPSFEDLYRQTVERDFDKLYKSLGPGFTYANTAVIDVDYVVNRGTLEYTLRGGRGSGAKPV
- a CDS encoding YckD family protein, encoding MKFTKATLVASAAAMSLGLAACDSAAENEAEDNIEQMEDDRDAMVNDMEASGEITDEQADAMDDETDAMEETMEEQADEIDG
- a CDS encoding GlsB/YeaQ/YmgE family stress response membrane protein, which gives rise to MGLIILIVTGALLGWLATIALQIEEGRGILRNVVAGIVGSLGVGMATSGGVFLGAIRGSTLLWAMLGGIALIALYNVVRQKALP
- a CDS encoding undecaprenyl-diphosphate phosphatase; its protein translation is MTFLQELLIAIVQGITEFLPISSSGHLILIPKLTDFPDQGPLIDVAVHVGSLLAIILYFRKDVMGLARGGFASVGLGKDDEQRRLFWFIAIGTIPAVLAGLFIKLGGYLEGFRSTDLVAINLIVFGILLGLADKFGKQTKAYEDMSLKDAILVGIAQAMALIPGTSRSGATMTAARALGYGRVESARFSFLLAIPAVFGAGLLAAFDLSEATAQMQQDALVSGILTFFTALATMMFLMNFLKKASMLVFVIYRVILGVALLTLL
- a CDS encoding M13 family metallopeptidase yields the protein MKSRILALGASALALALSAPAMAEDTASTEEVPTPTMSFGEWGFDPATLSTDVDPGDDFFAYANQKWLDANPLPAEFSRFGAFNLLREKSTADVKALVDQLTSKDPATLSADEKRIVEAYTAYLDTAAIEAAGLAPAQPYLTAIQDADTLAALAEIWGSPGYSSPLFAYVEVDAKEPTRYSVHAGSGGLGLPDRDYYLDESEKGKDIQSKYRDYLAFLLGEAGYADASGMAQQVYDFEDSLARKVAWDRATRRNDDLTYNALTPEELNAKAGGFPLAAMLTASGFKDIDRFIVTDLPPSPERAEELGLDADTLAKIGGGMPVAMQLILDTPMDVLQAWTAKGFLSSNAAVLPKRFDDAQFAFYGTTLNGTPEQRPRWKRAIGETEGLLGELLGKSYVAEYFPPENKAAMDELVANLRKAMAQSIDELDWMGEATKEQAVAKLDAFDPKIGYRDNLETYEGLAITAGAPIANRMAAAEWSWADMLSKLGGPIDRTEWYMLPQTVNAYYNPTKNEIVFPAAILQQPFFGISADPAVNYGGIGGVIGHEMGHGFDDQGSKSDGTGALRNWWTDADRKAFDKLGDALVEQYNSYCPLDNGETCVNGRLTLGENIGDLGGLSLAYRAYKLSLNGKEDTVIDGLTGDQRFFLAWAQVWRSQQREAAARQRLTTDPHSPEEFRVNGIVRNMDAWYDAFGVTPDDDLYLPPEERITIW
- a CDS encoding ABC transporter transmembrane domain-containing protein, with product MDETGSIPKPKRGIFRRKGEREKRSLRPLRMVFDELRKYPGHVGLAVVALVITAMSTLSIPYFLRYAVDEGMGGDGSQLAFWFRILLMIVTVLALGTAMRFYFVSWLGERVVADVRKRVQANLLRLAPGFFEINSPKEISSRMTSDTAIIETTVGTTVSVALRNLLVAIGGTAYLFYLIPGLTMGMLLIIPAIVIPITLFGRRLRTVSRTSQDRVADIGASVTEVLSAMKIVQGFNQEGREEARFGDTVERTFSVAKRRIVLRAALTACIILFVFGGITVLVWRGAEAASEGSITYGTIISFVFAAALVAGAFGALTEVYGDLLRAAGAASRLSELLDEKPDIAAPAKPQDLPSPPRGSLSFRNVTFRYPTRTEVPALTDFTLEVEPGETVAIVGPSGAGKSTIFQLSERFYDPQAGTIRLDGIPLTKADPAEVRKRIAFVPQEGVLFSASARDNLRYGNWDASEEEIWAAARAANAAEFLENLPQGLDTYLGENGTQLSGGQRQRVAIARALLRDAPILLLDEATSALDAESERLVQDALDRLMENRTTLVIAHRLATVRAADRIVVMEDGQLLEQGTHDQLAGNGGLYARLAQLQFGHAPA
- a CDS encoding polyhydroxyalkanoate depolymerase; translation: MLYHAYELQRSWLSSASTWASIGAEMLSNPALPFGYMGMGPVAASALDVFAHATATYGKPAWGIETVEAGGTRHPVVEATVVNRPFGDLKRFRREGLLEDAPRLLIVAPMSGHYATLLRGTVERMLEKYTVYVTDWADARNVPLHEGHFDLDDYMDYVIAFLEHIGPGANVMAVCQPSVPVFAATAIMNRDSHECAPKTLTMMGGPIDTRCSPTSVNDLAMDRPIEWFRQNVIATVPMQYRGAGRRVYPGFMQLAGFMSMNLGNHIMSHYEMFKHLTVGDEASAQATKDFYDEYRSVCDMTAEFYLQTIQEVFQDHAIPNGTFMHRGKRIDLGDITETALLAIEGERDDISGLGQTRAALELTPNLDASKKRYYMAEGAGHYGIFNGSKWRGKIAPVVEEFIAAHG
- the fghA gene encoding S-formylglutathione hydrolase; this encodes MTLDYLSQNKAFGGDQFVLSHHSEATGTEMTFSVYVPPHDAGAKLPVLWYLSGLTCTHANVTEKGEYRRACAEHGVIFVAPDTSPRGETVPDADDEYDFGKGAGFYVDAMQEPWAQHYRMRSYIEDELPALIEANFPADMARQGITGHSMGGHGALTIALRNPDRFRSVSAFAPIVAPSKVPWGEKALSRYLGEDREAWDEYDAVALIENGARVDHLLVDQGTADNFLEEQLKTGLLSMACAKAGIPAEIRMQEGYDHSYYFISTFMAEHVAWHGERLG